From the genome of Streptomyces sp. NBC_00659, one region includes:
- a CDS encoding universal stress protein, with amino-acid sequence MTPPITVGVDGSPESRAALAWAGREAVRRGVALRVVYAWHWPPHDMVGGGDREDQARSARSMIEDAARTVTERHEGLPVTVDVIDSVDGDVVQALLGVAADTQTLVLGSRGYGAFVGFLLGSVGQRVIAEAACPVVLVRSEDRPEDEAGGREIVVGHQGGPEDDAGLRFAFETAAARGAAVRAVRAWSLPPVFAYSPGSLKMLDEAGGLEPYERKALAEALLPWRERFPEVPVTQHIEMGSAGQVLLSLSDRAQLLVVGRRADRSAVGVRIGSVAHAVMHHAPCPVAVVPHA; translated from the coding sequence ATGACCCCCCCGATCACCGTGGGCGTGGACGGATCACCCGAGAGCAGGGCGGCGCTGGCCTGGGCAGGCCGTGAGGCCGTCCGCCGGGGTGTGGCCCTGCGGGTGGTGTACGCCTGGCACTGGCCGCCGCACGACATGGTCGGCGGTGGTGACCGGGAGGACCAGGCACGCTCGGCCCGAAGCATGATCGAGGACGCGGCCCGCACGGTCACCGAACGGCACGAGGGTCTGCCGGTGACGGTCGACGTGATCGACTCCGTCGACGGCGACGTGGTGCAGGCGTTGCTGGGCGTCGCGGCCGACACGCAGACCCTGGTCCTCGGCTCGCGCGGATACGGCGCGTTCGTCGGCTTCCTGCTCGGTTCCGTCGGACAACGGGTGATCGCCGAGGCGGCCTGCCCGGTGGTACTGGTGCGTTCGGAGGACCGGCCCGAGGACGAGGCGGGCGGGCGCGAGATCGTCGTGGGCCATCAGGGCGGACCCGAGGACGACGCCGGTCTGCGTTTCGCGTTCGAGACCGCGGCGGCCCGTGGCGCGGCGGTGCGGGCCGTACGGGCGTGGAGCCTGCCGCCGGTGTTCGCCTACAGCCCCGGTTCGCTGAAGATGCTCGACGAGGCCGGCGGCCTGGAGCCGTACGAGAGGAAGGCGCTGGCCGAGGCCCTCCTGCCGTGGCGCGAACGCTTTCCCGAGGTGCCCGTCACCCAGCACATCGAGATGGGCAGCGCGGGCCAGGTGCTCCTGTCCCTCTCCGACCGGGCCCAGTTGCTGGTCGTCGGCCGCAGGGCCGACCGCTCCGCGGTGGGCGTCCGGATCGGTTCGGTGGCCCACGCGGTGATGCATCACGCGCCCTGCCCGGTGGCGGTCGTTCCGCACGCCTGA
- a CDS encoding LacI family DNA-binding transcriptional regulator, with amino-acid sequence MSRQAPTLEDVARVAGVSRATVSRVINGVRNVDPGIQEVVRQAIDRTGYAPNRAARSLVTRRSQTVALIVSGAGDTPGEAQNAFAARVFADPFFGRVVSGVVGYLRPRSMHPLLMFAESAETRSQVLADLRQGSADGALVVSTHADDPLPALLADAGLPAVLFARPSRPVRLSYVDLAHREGARLAAEHLLNRGCRRIVTVTGPLGVAASQDRLAGFRDTMARSGHPYVPVAEGGFTLDSGMAAMSGLLSEHPDVDGVFAANDLMAQGVCQLLRERGRQVPDDVAVVGFDDSSVAVTCRPPLTTVRQPVEEMAAAMAALLDEHIQGVRTEPTSLIFDPELVVRASA; translated from the coding sequence ATGAGCAGACAGGCTCCCACGCTGGAGGATGTCGCGCGGGTGGCCGGAGTCTCCCGCGCGACCGTGTCCCGGGTCATCAACGGTGTCCGCAATGTCGACCCCGGGATCCAGGAGGTGGTGCGCCAGGCCATCGACCGGACCGGATACGCGCCCAACCGGGCCGCCAGATCGCTGGTGACCCGGCGCAGCCAGACGGTGGCGCTGATCGTCTCCGGCGCGGGCGACACCCCGGGGGAGGCACAGAACGCCTTCGCCGCGCGGGTGTTCGCGGACCCCTTCTTCGGACGGGTCGTCAGCGGCGTGGTGGGGTACCTGCGTCCACGCTCGATGCATCCGCTGCTGATGTTCGCCGAATCCGCGGAGACCAGGAGCCAGGTGCTGGCCGACCTCCGGCAGGGCAGCGCGGACGGCGCCCTCGTCGTCTCCACCCACGCCGACGACCCGCTGCCCGCCCTGCTCGCCGACGCGGGTCTGCCCGCCGTCCTCTTCGCCCGGCCCTCCCGCCCCGTGCGGCTCAGCTATGTCGATCTCGCCCACCGCGAGGGGGCGCGGCTGGCGGCCGAACACCTGCTGAACCGGGGGTGCCGGCGGATCGTCACCGTCACCGGGCCGCTCGGCGTCGCCGCGAGCCAGGACCGGCTCGCCGGGTTCCGCGACACGATGGCCCGCAGCGGACACCCGTACGTCCCGGTCGCCGAGGGCGGGTTCACGCTGGACAGCGGTATGGCGGCGATGTCCGGGCTGCTGTCCGAACACCCGGACGTGGACGGGGTGTTCGCCGCCAACGACCTGATGGCCCAGGGCGTGTGCCAACTGCTGCGGGAGCGGGGCAGACAGGTGCCGGACGATGTCGCGGTCGTCGGCTTCGACGACTCCAGCGTGGCCGTGACCTGCCGCCCTCCGCTGACCACGGTGCGTCAGCCGGTGGAGGAGATGGCCGCGGCGATGGCCGCCCTCCTGGACGAGCACATCCAGGGCGTTCGCACCGAACCCACGTCGCTGATCTTCGACCCGGAACTCGTGGTCCGCGCCTCGGCGTAG
- a CDS encoding glycoside hydrolase family 3 C-terminal domain-containing protein, producing the protein MRPHLTEKTDDEAERERLLGKLTLREKVRLLTGATTWRTRAEPALELREMVLSDGPAGVRGQSWDERDPALLLPSASALGALWDEERVERLGGLLAAEARRKGVDVVLAPTLNLHRTPLGGRHFECFSEDPELTGRTGAALIRGIQAHGVAATAKHYVANDSETDRLTVDVRVSERVLREVYLAPFEAAVEAGVRVVMAGYNGVNGTTMTASSLLDEPLKGEWGFTGVVVSDWGAVRSGEPAARAALDLAMPGPESAFGEELVRAVEAGRVPRNAVDDKVRRLLGLAAACGALGQPPRDTPPATGRSEARALLRGAAAASTVLLRNRGVLPLDPARLRTVAVIGAHAVLPRVQGGGSAGVFPERVVTPLEGIRAALGDGVRVVHVPGPSTAAPAAPLTPDLCADPETGDPGVRLRVLDAAGCELLSEHRLGGRQLEPPLPPGAHTVEIAALLLPGISGRWTLGVGGFGRLSITVDERVVLEGEFGKETDDPAVVHVNPPVHGAPVLLTAGRAVRVVARRELAPGTGRATVVTAAPPPPDDGPALADAVRAARDADAAIVVVGTTEHGESEGYDRTDLGLGGRQDELVRAVTAAEPRTVVVVNSGGPVELPWRAAAGAVLLTWFPGQEGGAGLADVLFGRAEPGGRLPTTWPATLADAPVTRTRPEDGHLDYTEGLHIGYRAWARHDREPAYWFGHGLGFTTWAYEGLGVPDDIVAGEPFTVRVDVRNTGPRRGREVVQVYLAGPPGPPDRPERRLAGYAAVSAEPGERATASVRIPPRALRHWAEDEHAWRTRPGAYRVLAGSSAGALPLTATALVRPPG; encoded by the coding sequence ATGAGGCCGCACTTGACGGAGAAGACGGACGACGAGGCGGAACGCGAACGGCTCCTCGGCAAGCTGACCCTCCGCGAGAAGGTCCGGCTGCTCACCGGTGCGACCACCTGGCGCACCAGGGCCGAACCAGCCCTGGAACTGAGGGAGATGGTCCTGTCGGACGGTCCCGCCGGAGTGCGCGGGCAGTCCTGGGACGAGCGCGATCCGGCCCTGCTGCTGCCTTCGGCGTCCGCGCTCGGCGCCCTGTGGGACGAGGAACGGGTGGAGCGTCTCGGCGGGCTGCTCGCCGCCGAGGCGCGCCGCAAGGGTGTCGACGTCGTCCTCGCACCCACCCTCAACCTCCACCGGACACCGCTCGGCGGGCGGCACTTCGAGTGCTTCTCCGAGGACCCCGAACTGACCGGCCGCACCGGCGCCGCGCTGATCCGGGGCATCCAGGCACACGGAGTGGCCGCCACCGCCAAGCACTACGTGGCCAACGACTCCGAGACCGACCGGCTGACCGTCGACGTACGGGTGTCCGAGCGGGTCCTGCGGGAGGTGTATCTGGCACCGTTCGAGGCGGCCGTCGAGGCCGGCGTCCGGGTCGTCATGGCCGGGTACAACGGCGTCAACGGCACCACGATGACCGCCAGTTCCCTGCTCGACGAACCCCTCAAGGGGGAGTGGGGCTTCACCGGCGTGGTGGTGTCCGACTGGGGCGCGGTGCGGTCCGGGGAACCGGCAGCCCGCGCCGCCCTCGACCTCGCGATGCCGGGACCGGAGAGCGCCTTCGGCGAGGAACTGGTGCGGGCGGTGGAAGCGGGGCGCGTTCCGCGGAACGCCGTCGACGACAAGGTGCGGCGGCTGCTCGGGCTCGCCGCCGCGTGCGGCGCGCTGGGGCAGCCGCCGCGGGACACCCCGCCCGCCACCGGCCGGAGCGAGGCCCGCGCGCTGCTGCGCGGGGCCGCGGCCGCGAGCACCGTCCTGCTGCGCAATCGCGGTGTCCTCCCGCTCGATCCCGCCCGGTTGCGCACCGTCGCGGTGATCGGCGCGCACGCGGTCCTGCCGCGTGTCCAGGGCGGCGGCAGCGCGGGAGTCTTCCCCGAGCGGGTCGTCACTCCGCTGGAGGGGATCAGGGCCGCGCTCGGCGACGGCGTGCGGGTCGTCCATGTGCCGGGCCCCTCGACCGCCGCGCCCGCGGCACCCCTGACCCCGGACCTGTGCGCCGATCCGGAAACCGGCGACCCCGGTGTCCGGCTGCGGGTGCTCGACGCGGCGGGGTGTGAACTGCTCTCCGAACACCGCCTCGGCGGGCGCCAGTTGGAGCCGCCGCTGCCGCCGGGTGCGCACACCGTCGAGATCGCCGCCCTTCTGCTTCCGGGGATCTCGGGGCGGTGGACGCTCGGGGTCGGCGGGTTCGGGCGCCTGAGCATCACGGTCGACGAACGCGTCGTCCTGGAAGGGGAGTTCGGCAAGGAGACCGACGATCCGGCGGTCGTCCACGTGAACCCGCCCGTCCACGGTGCGCCCGTCCTGCTCACGGCGGGACGTGCGGTGCGCGTGGTGGCCCGCCGCGAACTCGCCCCGGGCACCGGGCGGGCCACCGTCGTCACCGCGGCCCCGCCACCCCCCGACGACGGTCCGGCCCTGGCCGACGCGGTGCGGGCGGCCCGCGACGCGGACGCGGCGATCGTGGTCGTCGGCACCACCGAACACGGCGAGTCCGAGGGATACGACCGGACGGACCTCGGGCTCGGCGGACGCCAGGACGAGCTGGTCCGCGCGGTGACCGCCGCCGAACCGCGGACGGTCGTCGTCGTCAACAGCGGCGGACCGGTCGAACTGCCCTGGCGCGCGGCGGCCGGTGCCGTCCTGCTGACCTGGTTCCCCGGCCAGGAGGGCGGCGCGGGCCTCGCCGACGTGCTGTTCGGCCGAGCCGAACCCGGCGGGCGGCTGCCCACGACCTGGCCGGCGACCCTCGCCGACGCGCCGGTCACCCGCACCCGGCCCGAGGACGGACACCTCGACTACACCGAGGGCCTGCACATCGGCTACCGCGCCTGGGCACGCCACGACCGCGAACCCGCCTACTGGTTCGGGCACGGACTCGGCTTCACCACCTGGGCGTACGAGGGGCTGGGCGTCCCCGACGACATCGTGGCCGGCGAGCCGTTCACCGTGCGGGTCGACGTACGCAACACGGGTCCCCGGCGCGGACGCGAGGTCGTCCAGGTCTATCTCGCCGGGCCCCCCGGACCGCCGGACCGCCCGGAACGCCGGCTCGCCGGGTATGCCGCGGTGAGCGCCGAACCGGGCGAGCGGGCGACGGCGTCGGTGCGGATACCGCCCCGGGCGCTGCGCCACTGGGCCGAGGACGAACACGCGTGGCGCACGCGGCCCGGCGCCTACCGTGTGCTCGCCGGCAGCTCCGCGGGCGCCCTGCCGCTGACGGCCACCGCCCTGGTCCGGCCCCCCGGCTGA
- a CDS encoding discoidin domain-containing protein, giving the protein MTGSRTTRRRITAPVTAGLLAAGALVALPSQPAQAAGGVVKVTGSQGNWQLTVDGSPYQIKGLTWGPAVADAGRYMPDLKSMGVNTVRTWGTDASSKPLLDAAAAQGIKVIAGFWLQPGGGPGSGGCVNYLTDTGYKNQVLTEFPQWAATYKDNPGVLMWDVGNESVLGLQNCYSGAELERQRDAYTTLVNDIAKKIHAADPDHPVTSTDAWTGAWPYYKRNAPDLDLYAVNAYNAVCDIKSAWQQGGYTKPYIVTETGPAGEWEVPDDANGVPAEPADRAKADGYTRAWNCVTGHQGVALGATMFHYGTEYDFGGIWFNLLPAGEKRLSYYAVKKAYGADTSRDNTPPVISDLTVEGDAGKVPAGRDLTLSVKATDPNGDPVTYEVLDNSMYIDQGKQLNPLPFTDLGGGRLRVTAPDRPGVWKVYVKVKDGKGNVGVETRSVRVVPPTPSGTNIALGRPATASSFQTGGGDCPCTAAGAVDGSLNTRWASDWSDPQWLRVDLGTRISFRHVQLVWETSYARAYTVQTSDDGQNWTTVRTVTDGNGGVDDLDVTGAGRYVRVNGTARGTGWGYSLYEFGVYN; this is encoded by the coding sequence ATGACCGGATCCCGTACCACCCGGCGCCGCATCACGGCGCCCGTCACCGCGGGCCTGCTCGCCGCGGGAGCCCTCGTCGCGCTGCCCTCCCAGCCCGCGCAGGCCGCCGGCGGCGTCGTCAAGGTCACCGGCTCGCAGGGCAACTGGCAGCTGACCGTCGACGGAAGCCCGTACCAGATCAAGGGCCTCACCTGGGGCCCGGCCGTCGCCGACGCCGGGCGTTACATGCCCGACCTGAAGTCGATGGGCGTCAACACCGTCCGCACCTGGGGCACCGACGCCTCCAGCAAGCCGCTCCTCGACGCGGCCGCGGCCCAGGGCATCAAGGTGATCGCCGGCTTCTGGCTGCAGCCCGGAGGCGGTCCCGGCAGCGGCGGCTGTGTGAACTATCTGACGGACACCGGCTACAAGAACCAGGTACTCACCGAGTTCCCCCAATGGGCCGCCACCTACAAGGACAACCCAGGCGTCCTGATGTGGGATGTCGGGAACGAGTCCGTGCTCGGACTCCAGAACTGCTACAGCGGCGCCGAGCTGGAGCGCCAACGGGACGCCTACACCACCCTCGTGAACGACATCGCCAAGAAGATCCACGCCGCCGACCCCGACCACCCCGTCACCTCGACCGACGCGTGGACCGGCGCCTGGCCCTACTACAAGCGGAACGCGCCCGATCTCGACCTGTACGCGGTCAACGCCTACAACGCGGTCTGTGACATCAAGTCGGCCTGGCAGCAAGGTGGTTACACCAAGCCCTACATCGTCACCGAAACCGGTCCCGCGGGCGAGTGGGAGGTGCCGGACGACGCCAACGGCGTCCCCGCCGAACCGGCCGACCGGGCGAAGGCCGACGGCTACACCCGGGCGTGGAACTGCGTCACCGGACACCAGGGCGTCGCGCTCGGCGCCACGATGTTCCACTACGGGACCGAGTACGACTTCGGCGGCATCTGGTTCAACCTGCTGCCCGCGGGCGAGAAACGGCTGTCGTACTACGCCGTGAAGAAGGCGTACGGCGCGGACACCTCCCGGGACAACACCCCGCCGGTCATCTCCGACCTGACCGTGGAGGGAGACGCGGGCAAGGTGCCCGCGGGGCGCGACCTCACTCTCTCCGTCAAGGCCACGGACCCGAACGGTGATCCGGTCACGTACGAGGTGCTGGACAACAGCATGTACATCGACCAGGGCAAACAGCTGAACCCGCTGCCCTTCACCGACCTCGGCGGCGGCCGACTCCGGGTCACCGCGCCGGACCGGCCCGGAGTCTGGAAGGTCTACGTCAAGGTCAAGGACGGCAAGGGCAACGTCGGTGTCGAGACCCGGTCCGTGCGCGTGGTGCCGCCCACCCCGAGCGGAACGAACATCGCGCTCGGCCGGCCGGCCACCGCCTCCTCGTTCCAGACCGGCGGCGGCGACTGCCCCTGCACCGCGGCCGGTGCCGTGGACGGCAGCCTCAACACCCGCTGGGCCAGCGACTGGAGCGATCCCCAGTGGCTGCGGGTCGACCTCGGTACCCGAATCTCGTTCCGCCATGTGCAACTGGTCTGGGAGACCTCGTACGCCAGGGCCTACACCGTGCAGACCTCGGACGACGGGCAGAACTGGACCACCGTCCGCACGGTCACCGACGGCAACGGCGGCGTGGACGACCTCGATGTCACCGGGGCCGGCCGCTACGTACGGGTGAACGGCACCGCGCGAGGAACCGGATGGGGTTACTCGCTCTACGAGTTCGGCGTCTACAACTGA